Part of the Planctomycetia bacterium genome is shown below.
TCGGAAATGCTCGTTGATCTGAAGATCGCGCTCACTCGGCTCAACGAACCGGCCGAGGTGATCGACGCCGAATCGGAACAGGCGATGGAAGAGCGAATGCAAGCGGAACGCCAGAAAATGGCGGCCCTGCTGATTCCGGACTCGCAAAAGCGAATTTGGATGTTCGTGGAGTCGAACGTGCAATTTCAGGACACGATTCGCGAGTTACTGAAAAAGACCGGCTACAAGGTGCTGGTCACCCGCGACCCGGAATTCCCCCAGCGACGTCTCGCAGCGGACGCGCAAGCGTTGGACGGCGTCGTGTTCAGCACGGGAGAATTGGGCGCCGCGGCCTTGGAAGCGTTCAACGCCTTGGCGGCTTCCGACGCCACACGCGAAATGCCGGCGGTGCTGCTGCTGGGCGAAGGACACGGCGCGCTGTTGAAAAAGGCCTCCCTCGCCAAGCATCGTGTCGCTTTGTCGATGCCGGTCAAACTCAAGGAATTCCGCGCCGTACTGACGCATTTGGTCCCGCCGATGTCGACGCCTACGGCGCCCACTTAAGCAACCGACGCCGCTTCGGCCGATTCCGCTTCGCCGACGACGTTGCGGGCGATGACCGTAAACAGCCGCTTCTTTTGGATCGGCTTGGTATCGTAGTCGTCGCAGCCGGCGTCCAGGCATTTCTGCCGGTCGGTTTCCATCGAGTGGGCCGTCAGCGCGACGATCGGACGGCGATATCCCCACGCGCGCAGCCGCGTGGTGGCGGCATACCCATCGACGAGCGGCATCTGCATGTCCATGAGCAACACGTCGTAGGGCTCGCCCCGTTCTTGTGCCGCGAGTGCGTGTTCGAAAGCCGATTCGCCGTTGTCGACAACATCCACCAGGCAGCCGGCTTTGCGCAACAAATGGCTGATCAGCCGCTGATTGTCGGCGCAGTCGTCGGCCAACAGCAGCCGCAATCCCGAGATCACGCATTCGATCGATAGATTCTTAGGCGGTGCGTTTGGCGCTCGCGTGGACACCAGCGAGCTTTCCAACGTAGCACACGGTTCTTCGCTACGCGGTGCGTTCAGCGTGACCGTGAACGTGGAGCCGCGTCGCAACTCGCTGATTACGGAAACGGCGCCGCCGAGCAACTCCGCCAGGCGACTGCAAATCGCCAGGCCCAATCCGGTGCCGCCATACCGCCGCGCTGTCGTGGCGTCGGCCTGGCTGAACGGCATAAACAGCCGGGCGATCTGGTCGGGCGACATCCCGATCCCGGTATCGCGGATTTCGCAAGTCAACGTCGGGCTGGCGTTCGGAGCATCCTCCCAGCGAACCGTCAGGCAGACTTCGCCGGATTCCGTGAACTTGACCGCATTGCCGACGAGGTTGAACAAGATCTGCCGCAGACGCGTGGGGTCGCTGACAATCCAATCGGGCATCGGCTCCACGAACACGGAATGCAACCGAACGGCTTTGGAAGCGGACTTCGGCCGCAGCAGTTCGATGATATCGCCGACGATCTGCGCCGGCGAACAAGCGGTCTGGCTGATTTCCAAACGCCCGGCTTCGATCCGCGAGAGGTCGAGAATGTCGTTAATCACGGTGACCAGGTGCTCGCCATTGCGTTTGATCGTGGCCAGGGCATCGGTCACGGCGTCGCCCTGGATGCTGCGATCGAGAATCAGGTCCGTGTAGCCGAGGATGGCCGTCATCGGCGTGCGGATTTCGTGGCTCATGTTGGCCAGGAACTCGCTCTTGGCCCGGTCGGCGGCCTGGGCCTCGGCCAGCGCGGTGAACAGCGACTCGCGCGAGCGGGACTCGATGCGGTGAAACGCCCACGTGAGCGAATACAGACACACGGTCAGGCCGAGCAGGCTGGAGTATTCGAGAAAATGGTAGCCAGCCGCGCTCAGTTCGCGGTGGAACAAGAATCCTTCTTGGGCGGCGATATACAAGACGGTAATCGACGTGACGCTGGCCGCCGTCCAATAGGCGCCGGAGCGCAATCCGGACAGCGTAATCGCCAGGACGGGCACGGTGGCGAACCACCAGGTGGGCGCCGCGCCGTGTCCCCCTTCGAAGCAGCCGACGAACGTATACACGCTCCAGGCGGTTGCGGCGATGACGTTTCCGCACGCGGCATGGGCGTTCGTCAGCCGGAAGGCCACCATGTCGGCGATCAGGACCACGCCCGCAAAGGCGATGATGCTCGACGAGATCGGGGCGCCGAGATAGCCGAACACGCCCGCGAAGACGGGCACCCAGACCATCATCGCGAGGGCGAAAACCACGAGACGAACGGCCCTGCGCCGCGACTCTTTGTCGCGCATCGCCGCCGCCGGCAGGAAGATTTTCGCTAGCACATCCCGCATGTTCGCTTCCGCCCGATGGGTCGAATCGGCCTGCCGCACCCGAGGGAAGTGTACGTCAAGCCGCCTTCCCGCGCCGGGGGAGAGCCCGTCCCCCGACGCGACGGGGCGTTGGCTCGCGGGGGGCGACCGGCATAGAATCCGTCAGGACTCCTACGATCCTCGCGCAACGCGCGAGCCCACTGCGCCGCACCGAAACGCCCGCCTCTCACGGAACCAGCATGGACCGCGAATCCGACGCTTCTCAGCCTTCCTCACCATTGCCGGGCTCCGGCACCGAATGGGTCGGCCTGCCTGCCGGCGATGGAACGCCGCATCAAATCTACGGGCTGCCGGTGTTGGCGGAATTGCCGAAATTGGAGCAACGTCGCGAACCGCGTGAATGGCAGCCTAAGAAGCGGTGGAAACTGGGCATTGTGCTGTTTCTGTTGACGTGCGCTTCGATGTGGATCTCTGCAAGCCATGCACTAGTGATCTTGGATTGGCGCGGACTGCCGATCCCGATCATCTTTTTCGACGCACTGCTTGAGAGCGACGGACCGGTTTTCATGTTCGCGATGATGTCTGTGTTGTTCTGCCACGAGATGGGGCATTTCTTACAGTCCTTGCGCTACCGCATGCCGTCGAGCGTCCCATACTTCATTCCAATGCCGCTTTCGCCTATCGGCACGATGGGCGCGGTGATCTTAATGTCGGGACGCAATCGAAATCGGAAGGAGCTATTTGATATCGGCCTCTCCGGACCCTGGGCAGGACTGTTGGTTGCGTTTCCGATGCTGTGCTACGGCACAATTGTCGCGAAGATTGTCACGCCAGCGGAACTAGAAAATGCAGTAAAGGTGACGCATTTCCCAGACTGCCTGCTTGTGCAGTGGCTGAATGCGTGGCTTCGTCCTGATCTCGGTCCTTCGCAAGAACTCTGGATGAATCCCTGGTTGCTCGCCGGCTGGGGCGCGACGCTGCTGACGGGCTTAAACATGCTGCCAGTCGGACAACTCGACGGCGGTCATACCGCTTACGCGCTGTTCGGCAAGAGAGCACACTGGTTGGCACGCGCGGCGATGCTTGTCGCCGGCGTGTACATTGTGACAAGCCGCGACTACGGCTGGATTGTCATGTACGGTTTAGTCTTGTTCATGCGCCCTTCTCATCCACCGACTTTGGATGACGCCGAACCCCTCGGCTGGCCGCGCTGGGCGTTGGGCTTCGTGTCGCTGTTCATCCCGGTGATCTGTTTGGCGCCGATGCCGAACTTTTGATCAACGGCGAAACGATTGCCACATTGTCGCCTTTCGCTCCGCGAAAGGGCGGTTTCCTTTCGCGGAGCGAAAGGAGACTATGGCCGATAACGCTAAGGCTACTCCTCCCAGAACCAGGCCGCCGGGTTCCGGCACGGCGAAACTTCGTGCTTCGCCGAAGTGATTGCGCACCGCGTTGAGGTCTTCGATATCCACGCGACCGTTGTAGGGAAACGTGTCGCCTGGGATCGGCTCGCCCGCAGCGCCGAAATTGTTGCGGACCAGGTTGAGATCTTCGACATTCACCACGTCATCGCCGTTGACGTCGCCCGGAATGGGGTCGAGCGGGTCGAGATGGACCGTCCAGGCGACCGATTGCTGGAGCTTGTCCAACTCGATGCGGACCCAGGGCGTGGGATCCTTGGCCTCCGCCTTGATCGTGAAGTCTCCGGATTGAATCCCAAATGCGCGGGGATTGAAGTTCTCTCCGTGAGCCCCTTCGACTTTCACGCCGTTCACCAGCCAACTCACGGTGATGACGTTCGGATCGACCGTATCGACCCAGAGCGAAGCCGGGTTGTCGAGCGTCCCTTGGTTCCCGAGCCAGCCGTCGAGCGGATCGACGATGTCATAGATGTCGAGAATGATTTCCTCGCGGCTCACCGCGTCGAAGGGGCGGTTCAGCGACCGCATCTTCGAGTCGTCCGAAGGGCGGTAAATGTCCTGCTCGTAGTACTTAGCGCCTTCATAAGCGCCGATCGGGCCCACGCCCCGTTCGTTGTAGCCCAACCAATGCGCCCACTTCGCGCCCGTGGGAGACGTGGTGACGTTCGGCTCGCTCGGTTCACCGCCGTTATACTGTTGGCCGCCGCCGTAGGAGTATTCGTCGGCCAGGCCGGCGAAGGAATGGCCTAACTCATGCAGCGCGACCTCGGTCGCACTGGAGTTGCCGCCCGAGTAAACGGCGTACCGTCCGCCGCCGCCGCCGTAGCGTTCGCTGTTCACGGTGACGAGCCGCATGTCGGGAATGAAGGCGCGGTTGAGGTTCGCAGAAATCGCCTGATCCGTCTTGGCCTGATTGACGTAGAGCAGTCGATCGGTAACTCCGTCGAAAAAGTACGTTGCGTCCAAGGCGGTGTCCCGAAATACGCCCTCGGGCGGCACGTCGGCCCCGGATTGGTTCGACGCCTGGTCGATCCGGTGGACGTTGAAGAACTTCTGGTAGCGCGGAAACGGGTTCTGACTCCCCCCGAACATGTAGTTGAGCATCGCCCCGATGTGCGTCAGGTAGACATTGCCCAACTGCGAGGTGGTGTAACCATCGCCAATGAAAACCGCGTCGACCCGGTTTTGCGTCGGGCCGTTGTCGACCATGGTCACAAAGCCGGCCTGAACCGGACTTGATACCGACACAGCCAATGTTAACGACAACGCCAGTAAAGATTTACGCATTGATCCACAGTGGAAATCGAAGGCCGGCGACCGTGCTCCGCGACGGCCATTTGCTAGGCTGGCAGGTGGCTGCAACCAGGTCAATTGGCAGGCTGGCGAATTTGTGGCGGTAATGGCGATTTTTTTATCTCTTTTCGTTTACAGGGTACTTCCACCTAGTTATTCTCACGCGTAGTGCCTAGATGACCCAATCGGTAGTGGGGGGCGGGGCTGCTCCCTAGGTCACGTTGGCGCATCAAGAAAAAAGGGCAGGCAAATGAACAAGACATCTTGGTTGGCAGCGGCTTTGCTGTTGTGCATGACGCCCATGGCGTCGGCGTCGGTGGCATTGGAGTTCAACGACGCCTTTACTGGCGACGACCCAGCCGGCACTCCGGCTTGGTTGACTGCGGTGTTTGAAAACACCGTGGCCAACACGGTCCAATTGACGTTGACGGCAAACCTGCAAGATCCCAATGAATTCAACTCCAACGTCTGGTTCAACTACAGTGGTGCTGACGCAAGCGAGCTGGTGTTCAGCTATGTGTCCGGTATTTTGGGCACGTTCACTGGGGACACAGATCAGTTCAATGGCGGTGCTGGCGTGAAATATGACATCAATGGGGAGTATCCAACTTCCAACAAGAATCCGGCACTTCGGTTTGATGGAGCGGACACGTCCGTCTTCACAATCTTTCG
Proteins encoded:
- a CDS encoding ATP-binding protein, producing the protein MRDVLAKIFLPAAAMRDKESRRRAVRLVVFALAMMVWVPVFAGVFGYLGAPISSSIIAFAGVVLIADMVAFRLTNAHAACGNVIAATAWSVYTFVGCFEGGHGAAPTWWFATVPVLAITLSGLRSGAYWTAASVTSITVLYIAAQEGFLFHRELSAAGYHFLEYSSLLGLTVCLYSLTWAFHRIESRSRESLFTALAEAQAADRAKSEFLANMSHEIRTPMTAILGYTDLILDRSIQGDAVTDALATIKRNGEHLVTVINDILDLSRIEAGRLEISQTACSPAQIVGDIIELLRPKSASKAVRLHSVFVEPMPDWIVSDPTRLRQILFNLVGNAVKFTESGEVCLTVRWEDAPNASPTLTCEIRDTGIGMSPDQIARLFMPFSQADATTARRYGGTGLGLAICSRLAELLGGAVSVISELRRGSTFTVTLNAPRSEEPCATLESSLVSTRAPNAPPKNLSIECVISGLRLLLADDCADNQRLISHLLRKAGCLVDVVDNGESAFEHALAAQERGEPYDVLLMDMQMPLVDGYAATTRLRAWGYRRPIVALTAHSMETDRQKCLDAGCDDYDTKPIQKKRLFTVIARNVVGEAESAEAASVA
- a CDS encoding site-2 protease family protein, whose product is MDRESDASQPSSPLPGSGTEWVGLPAGDGTPHQIYGLPVLAELPKLEQRREPREWQPKKRWKLGIVLFLLTCASMWISASHALVILDWRGLPIPIIFFDALLESDGPVFMFAMMSVLFCHEMGHFLQSLRYRMPSSVPYFIPMPLSPIGTMGAVILMSGRNRNRKELFDIGLSGPWAGLLVAFPMLCYGTIVAKIVTPAELENAVKVTHFPDCLLVQWLNAWLRPDLGPSQELWMNPWLLAGWGATLLTGLNMLPVGQLDGGHTAYALFGKRAHWLARAAMLVAGVYIVTSRDYGWIVMYGLVLFMRPSHPPTLDDAEPLGWPRWALGFVSLFIPVICLAPMPNF
- a CDS encoding M64 family metallopeptidase; translated protein: MRKSLLALSLTLAVSVSSPVQAGFVTMVDNGPTQNRVDAVFIGDGYTTSQLGNVYLTHIGAMLNYMFGGSQNPFPRYQKFFNVHRIDQASNQSGADVPPEGVFRDTALDATYFFDGVTDRLLYVNQAKTDQAISANLNRAFIPDMRLVTVNSERYGGGGGRYAVYSGGNSSATEVALHELGHSFAGLADEYSYGGGQQYNGGEPSEPNVTTSPTGAKWAHWLGYNERGVGPIGAYEGAKYYEQDIYRPSDDSKMRSLNRPFDAVSREEIILDIYDIVDPLDGWLGNQGTLDNPASLWVDTVDPNVITVSWLVNGVKVEGAHGENFNPRAFGIQSGDFTIKAEAKDPTPWVRIELDKLQQSVAWTVHLDPLDPIPGDVNGDDVVNVEDLNLVRNNFGAAGEPIPGDTFPYNGRVDIEDLNAVRNHFGEARSFAVPEPGGLVLGGVALALSAIVSFRSAKGNRPFAERKATMWQSFRR